Within Paenibacillus albicereus, the genomic segment TGGCCCGGCAGCGACTCCAGCGCCCCGGCGCCGATCAGGCTCTCCAGCACGCGCTTGTTGACGACGCGCAGGTCGACGCGCCGGCACAGATCGATGAGGCTGGCGAACGGCCGAACCGCCGCCTCGCGCCGGATCGACTCGATCGCCTGCGTGCCGACGTTCTTGATGCTGGCGAGGCCGAAGCGCACCGCCTGTCCCTCGGGGCTGAACGTGACCGAGCTGCGGTTCACGTCCGGCGGCAGCACCTCGATGCCCATCCGGCGGCACTCGTCGATGTACTCGCCGGTCTTGCGCTGGTTGCCGGTGACCGAGGCGAGCATCGACGCCATGAAGGCGACCGGATGATGCCGCTTGAGCCAAGCCGTCTGGAACGCGAGCACGCCGTAGGCGGCCGCGTGGGCCCTCGGGAAGCCGTAGTCGGCGAAGCGCAGGATCATGTCGTAGACCCGGTCCGCCTCTTCCTCCGCGTAGCCTTGGCCGAGCGAGCCCCGCACGAAGGCGGCGCGCTGCTCGTCGAGAATCTCCCGCTTCTTCTTGGACACGGCGCGCCGCAAGAGGTCCGCCTCGCCCAAGGTGAAGCCGGCCATCGAGGAGGCGATCTGCATGATCTGCTCCTGATAGACGATGATGCCGTACGTATCCTTGAGGATCGGCTCCAGCGACGGATGCGGGTATTCGACGCGCTCCGTGCCGTGCTTGCCCGCGATGAAGCGGGGGATGAACTCCATCGGACCCGGCCGGTAGAGCGCGAGCACGGACACGATGTCCTCGAAGCCGCTCGGCCGCAGCTCCCGCAGCACGCGCCTCATGCCCGCGGACTCCAGCTGGAAGATGCCGGTCGTGTCCCCTCGTCCGAGCATCTCGTACGTCGCCGAATCATCGTCCGGCACCTCGCGGAAGTCGACCGTGCCGCCGTCCGGACGGCGGATCCAATCGAGCGTCCGCTCCAGGATCGAGAGCGTGCGCAGGCCGAGGAAGTCCATCTTGAGCAGGCCGACGGCCTCGACGTTCTCCATCGAGTACTGCGTCAGCGCGGCCGCCTCCGAGCCGCCCTGCAGCGGCACGTAGTCCGTGAGCGGACGGCCCGAGATGACGACGCCGGCCGCATGGGTGGAAGCATGCCGGGGCATGCCCTCGACCTTGAGCGCGGTCGCGATCAGCTCGCGCGTCCCCTCCCGCTCGCTGTATTCCCGCAGCTGCGGCACCGAGGCGATCGCCGACTCCAGCGTCGTGCCCGGATGGCCGGGGATGAGCTTGGCGACGCGGTCGATGTCGCCCGGCGGCACGTCGAGCGCGCGCCCGACGTCGCGCACGGCGGCCTTGGCCGCCAGCGTGCCGAACGTGATGATCTGCGCGACATGGTCGGAGCCGTACTTGCGGCTCACATAGGCGATCACCTCGTCGCGGCGCTCGTCGTTGAAGTCGATGTCGATATCCGGCATGCTGATGCGCTCCGGATTGAGGAAGCGCTCGAACAGCAGCCGGTGCTTGAGCGGATCGACGTCGGTGATGCGAAGGCAGTAGGCGACGAGGCTGCCTGCCGACGAGCCGCGGCCCGGTCCCGTGCGGATGCCCTGCTCATGCGCGTAGCGGATGAAGTCCCAGACGATGAGGAAGTAGTCGCTGAAGCCCATCCGCTCGATGACGCCGAGCTCGTAGCGCAGCCGCTCCTCCGCCTCTCGCAGCGTCGCTCCCGCGTCTCGCCAGGCAGCGCCATGCCCGCCATGCCCGCCATGCCCGTCCGCCGCTGCCGGCCGTCCGCTCTCCTCCAGGCTGCCGTACCGCTCCCTCATGCCGGCCTGGCAGAGCCGCTCCAGGTATTGAGCGGCGCTCAGCCCGTCCGGCAGCGGACGGTACTCCGGCAGCGCGTGCACGCCGAGCTCCAGCTCCAGCCGGCAGCTGTCGGCGATGCGGACCGTATTGAGCAGCGCCTCGGGCAGATGCGGGAACAGCCGCTCCATCTCCTCGGCGCTCTTCAAGTACATCCCGTCCCCGTGCATGTGCAGGCGGTCGGGATCGTTCACGCTCTTGCCGGTGCCGATGCAGATGAGCACGTCCTGCACGGCCGCGTCCTCCTGCCGCAGGTAGTGCACGTCGTTCGTCGCCGCCAGCGGGATGCCGGTCTCCTCGGAGAGGGCGATCATGCCCGCGATGACTTTTTTCTGCTCGGCCATGCCGTGGTCCTGGATCTCCAGATAGAAGCGGTCGCCGAACGACTCCCGGTACCGCAGCGCGGCTCGCCTCGCCTCCTCCGGACGGTCGTGCAGCAGATGCTGCGACACTTCGCCGGCCAGACAGGCGCTCAGGCAGACGAGTCCCTCCGCGTGCTCCCGCAAGACGTCGTGGTCGATGCGCGGCTTGTAGTGGAAGCCCTCGAGATGGGCGATGCTGCTCAGCTTCATCAAGTTGCGGTAGCCGGCCATGTTCTGCGCGAGCAGGATCAGATGGTAGATCGGGTTGTCCTTGCGGGTCCCCTTGTCCGTCCGCGAGCCGCCCGCCAGATACATCTCGCAGCCGATGATCGGCTTGATGCCCTGCTTGACGCACTCCTTGTAAAAGGGCACCGCCCCGTACATGACGCCGTGGTCGGTCAGCGCCAGCGAGCCCATCCCGAGCTCCGCGGCCCTAGCCGTCAGATCGCGGATTCGCGCCGCTCCGTCCAGCAAGCTGTATTCGCTGTGCACATGCAAGTGCACGAATCGTCCGCCCGCGCTCATCGCGCCCCCTCCTTCCGACGCCGCCCCGGCGCGCTTCGCCGGCTGGCGCCCATGGCTCCAGCTCCGACGCCGCCCTGGGGCACATCTGTTCGCTCTTTCGTTCTATCTTATCATAAAAGAGCGCCGCAGTCCCATACAATGGGACAAGGGAAGCGATTCCCATCACTCCCCAGCGGAAAGGTGAGGCGAATGCGTCGCATGAACCTGATCCTGAGCAAGGCCCTGATCGACTGCTTCATCGCCTTCGGCGTCGTCGTCGGAGGCGCGTTGCTTGCCGGCATCGGCTCGGTGCTGGCGTTCTCCCCTCCCAGCGCGATGATGCTCGATACGGCGGACCGGCTGAAAATATGGGCGCTCGTCGCGGCCGTCGGTGGCACGATCGACCCGCTTCGTGTCATTGAAAGCAACATGATGGACGGCCAGCTGTCGCCTGTCGCCCAGCAGCTGCTGTTCATCCTGTGTGCCTTCATCGGCGCCCATGCCGGCACGGAGCTCATCCGCCTCATCTGCCGGGGATCGGGGTGAGCCCGGGCGATGCGGATCCCTCCCTTCGAGCGCTTCATGCGCTTCACGCAAGGCGTCGGCCTCGTGCTCGCCGGCATGGTCATCGGAGCGGCCGTCTACCATTCGCTGTTCCAAGCCCAGTTCGACCGGGCGGCCAACCAGATCGGCCGGCTGG encodes:
- a CDS encoding DNA polymerase III subunit alpha, whose protein sequence is MSAGGRFVHLHVHSEYSLLDGAARIRDLTARAAELGMGSLALTDHGVMYGAVPFYKECVKQGIKPIIGCEMYLAGGSRTDKGTRKDNPIYHLILLAQNMAGYRNLMKLSSIAHLEGFHYKPRIDHDVLREHAEGLVCLSACLAGEVSQHLLHDRPEEARRAALRYRESFGDRFYLEIQDHGMAEQKKVIAGMIALSEETGIPLAATNDVHYLRQEDAAVQDVLICIGTGKSVNDPDRLHMHGDGMYLKSAEEMERLFPHLPEALLNTVRIADSCRLELELGVHALPEYRPLPDGLSAAQYLERLCQAGMRERYGSLEESGRPAAADGHGGHGGHGAAWRDAGATLREAEERLRYELGVIERMGFSDYFLIVWDFIRYAHEQGIRTGPGRGSSAGSLVAYCLRITDVDPLKHRLLFERFLNPERISMPDIDIDFNDERRDEVIAYVSRKYGSDHVAQIITFGTLAAKAAVRDVGRALDVPPGDIDRVAKLIPGHPGTTLESAIASVPQLREYSEREGTRELIATALKVEGMPRHASTHAAGVVISGRPLTDYVPLQGGSEAAALTQYSMENVEAVGLLKMDFLGLRTLSILERTLDWIRRPDGGTVDFREVPDDDSATYEMLGRGDTTGIFQLESAGMRRVLRELRPSGFEDIVSVLALYRPGPMEFIPRFIAGKHGTERVEYPHPSLEPILKDTYGIIVYQEQIMQIASSMAGFTLGEADLLRRAVSKKKREILDEQRAAFVRGSLGQGYAEEEADRVYDMILRFADYGFPRAHAAAYGVLAFQTAWLKRHHPVAFMASMLASVTGNQRKTGEYIDECRRMGIEVLPPDVNRSSVTFSPEGQAVRFGLASIKNVGTQAIESIRREAAVRPFASLIDLCRRVDLRVVNKRVLESLIGAGALESLPGHRAQQLAALDESVEAAQKWRKEREELQIELFGFEEVQNWDIELPQVEPYSQTQLLELERELLGLYLSGHPLDAAEEQLAELGLDRLVELEEAAEGASGVLAVRIVSLKTLRTRKGQPMAFAEVEDRIARVEAVFFPSAWEKLADKVSAGGLAVLQASVQRGDEDIKLIVDDLVPLADPELHSGVERLRRQARGRRSRSGGGSGAPGPGSRAPGAAPPPAAGGASPPPRRSVGAQAAGAGEAAPRAGGPVGTPPPAAGGASPPARRSVGAQAAGAPSGRPAASAPERSAAAAQRLYLKITADRETPAVLERLKALIGEHAGPLGTVLFYERESRTMALSERYRVKPSPELIERIEQLLGQGCAVVK
- a CDS encoding YtrH family sporulation protein codes for the protein MNLILSKALIDCFIAFGVVVGGALLAGIGSVLAFSPPSAMMLDTADRLKIWALVAAVGGTIDPLRVIESNMMDGQLSPVAQQLLFILCAFIGAHAGTELIRLICRGSG